One genomic region from Pyxicephalus adspersus chromosome 1, UCB_Pads_2.0, whole genome shotgun sequence encodes:
- the DLEU7 gene encoding leukemia-associated protein 7, with translation MPRPAVLKDVVSHQAKALNTLLPLLEQRGVHCTIPNLFVAEGATISSLCPPQTGAQLAGMELASDGTEAESSSRCLTLAQRASRHRLCRLARCILELLLLEENMLQHLPLDHQFTMQIKDSIEFRNICTHMALQTDDRRFHQDLNFAQECLSQIITNMTWDTSSKACDFCQTAQEQLKHILQKLHED, from the exons ATGCCCAGACCAGCAGTATTAAAGGACGTTGTCAGCCATCAAGCCAAGGCTCTGAATACCCTCCTACCCCTCTTGGAGCAAAGGGGGGTCCACTGCACCATCCCAAACCTATTTGTGGCAGAGGGGGCCACAATCAGCAGCCTATGTCCACCCCAGACAGGGGCACAGCTTGCTGGTATGGAGCTGGCATCTGATGGCACAGAGGCAGAATCATCTTCTAGGTGCCTGACCCTGGCACAGAGGGCATCCAGGCATCGGCTGTGCAGGTTAGCCAGATGTATattggagctgctgctgctggaggAGAATATGCTGCAACATTTACCTCTGGACCATCAATTCACAATGCAGATCAAA GACAGCATAGAGTTCAGAAACATCTGCACACACATGGCTCTTCAGACAGATGACCGGAGGTTCCATCAAGATCTGAACTTTGCACAGGAATGTTTATCTCAGATTATCACCAACATGACCTGGGACACTTCTTCTAAGGCTTGTGACTTCTGCCAGACTGCACAGGAGCAGCTAAAGCACATATTGCAGAAGCTCCATGAGGACTAG